A region of Nostoc flagelliforme CCNUN1 DNA encodes the following proteins:
- a CDS encoding aldo/keto reductase family protein, producing MEYRQLGKHGIRVSEICLGSWLTYGGATAEDTARQCIEQAYDLGINFFDTANVYAGGEAEKIVGNVLRQYPRESYVLATKVYFPMGNGPNDRGLSRKHILEQCDASLKRLGLDYIDLYQAHRYDQTVPLAETLMAFDHLVKQGKILYYGVSEWSAGQLAHAIDLTRLANLAPIASDQPRYNMLDRTIEKEVLPLCRREGIGIINYSPLAQGLLTGKYKPGQSLPQGSRASDPKQNMFLNNGELDQQQLLKVQRLLPIAEQEGLSLSQLALTWCLRNPEISSVIIGASKPAQVQENVIASGKQLSRATIQRIEEVLEMEISDRVTVGV from the coding sequence ATGGAATATCGGCAGTTAGGTAAACACGGCATTCGTGTCTCGGAAATTTGTTTAGGGTCATGGCTTACCTATGGTGGTGCAACGGCAGAAGACACTGCCCGTCAATGTATTGAGCAAGCTTATGATTTGGGAATCAATTTTTTTGATACAGCAAATGTTTATGCCGGGGGAGAAGCTGAAAAAATTGTGGGTAATGTGCTGCGGCAGTACCCACGTGAATCCTATGTTCTAGCAACCAAAGTTTATTTCCCAATGGGCAATGGCCCCAACGATCGCGGACTATCACGCAAACATATTCTGGAGCAATGCGATGCCAGTCTGAAGCGATTGGGATTGGACTACATTGACCTCTACCAGGCACATCGTTATGACCAGACCGTACCCCTGGCTGAAACTTTGATGGCATTTGATCATCTGGTGAAACAGGGGAAAATCCTTTATTACGGGGTTTCTGAATGGAGTGCCGGACAACTCGCCCATGCGATCGACTTAACCCGGTTGGCAAATCTCGCACCGATCGCATCCGATCAGCCTCGCTACAACATGCTCGATCGCACGATTGAAAAAGAAGTGTTACCCCTGTGCCGTCGAGAAGGGATTGGCATAATCAATTACTCACCCTTAGCGCAAGGTCTGCTGACTGGTAAATACAAACCCGGTCAATCCTTACCCCAAGGTTCACGGGCAAGTGACCCGAAACAAAATATGTTTTTAAACAATGGCGAACTGGATCAGCAGCAGTTACTCAAGGTGCAGCGATTGTTGCCCATCGCCGAGCAAGAAGGTTTGAGCCTGAGCCAATTAGCGCTTACTTGGTGCTTACGCAATCCCGAAATTAGTAGCGTCATCATTGGCGCAAGCAAACCAGCACAGGTACAAGAAAACGTTATTGCATCAGGTAAGCAACTGTCGAGAGCAACAATTCAACGCATTGAAGAAGTTCTGGAAATGGAAATCAGCGATCGCGTCACTGTTGGTGTTTGA
- a CDS encoding IS4/Tn5 family transposase DNA-binding protein, with amino-acid sequence MLDWWEKNFATCELGDRRLNERAMSIGEWH; translated from the coding sequence ATGCTGGACTGGTGGGAGAAGAATTTTGCAACTTGTGAGTTGGGCGATCGCCGATTAAATGAGCGTGCAATGTCTATAGGCGAATGGCACTAA